A window of Vogesella sp. XCS3 contains these coding sequences:
- a CDS encoding ATP-dependent helicase, whose translation MSLDQDQQRVANWGEGSVFVSAGAGSGKTTTITSRTVRLIKNRLARPEEVLLLTFSRKAAGEMRDRVAADLGGDIASRIPIDTYHAFGAKLIRENPSVHGRQSNPVLLDESDARKAFRAAMKEASICLDAEHLSAVRDAYSRLRDDLKPILAENLAKELPDTVDVDDALVIIHHYESAKRAQNQLDYDDLICLPAAALSESLTWRKTVTDRYAFLIVDEAQDTCFAQYKLICGLAPEDNVMMVGDDDQTIYGWRGARFENIGNFIEEFGATVLPLSRNYRSTSEIVDAASRHIRLNSNRIEKNPYSAIGSSDEPVRLIRSDNARESAGKIAKRMRSALDKGIQMENFAILYRTNRLAGFLEQSLIEQGVPYKLVGGPRMAERHEIRLAMAAATLAVPGIRSTAEIARWADYLPKVGEKTIRELFQTAYAARAGLFDAIEATPMSHAAKASLMDFRDRVRSLSEMGVCALDDWLLGASGMDLASRWAVAGKMNAHEIEERSQNIARFADWIRVKFEALPEEEQLDPYRQWFLPMELILSDEEAQTAAEGKGLLTLSTIHRAKGLEWNEVHLFGYSTGFMPLSKTSEEDAPPQALEEERRLSYVALTRARRRVFIHHADVYDFGYDRQGATISPFAEEIMGYAVEQKPKPKTMATKPTFKV comes from the coding sequence ATGTCATTGGATCAAGATCAGCAGCGTGTTGCGAATTGGGGCGAGGGGTCGGTGTTTGTGTCTGCCGGCGCTGGCTCTGGCAAGACGACGACCATCACGTCTCGTACTGTGCGGCTGATCAAGAATCGCCTCGCCCGCCCTGAGGAGGTCTTGCTTCTCACGTTCTCCCGCAAGGCTGCGGGAGAGATGCGCGACCGTGTCGCTGCTGACTTGGGAGGTGACATCGCAAGTCGCATCCCGATTGATACTTACCATGCCTTTGGTGCCAAGCTGATTCGCGAGAATCCTTCCGTTCATGGCCGTCAGTCAAATCCTGTGTTGCTGGATGAGTCTGATGCACGCAAGGCATTTCGTGCCGCGATGAAAGAAGCCAGCATTTGTCTGGATGCTGAACACCTGTCAGCAGTCCGTGACGCATATTCCAGGCTCCGGGATGATCTGAAGCCGATCCTTGCCGAGAATCTGGCTAAGGAGTTGCCTGACACCGTGGATGTGGATGATGCACTTGTAATCATCCATCACTATGAGTCGGCCAAGCGGGCGCAGAACCAGCTCGACTACGACGACCTGATTTGTCTGCCAGCGGCAGCATTGTCTGAAAGCCTTACCTGGCGAAAAACCGTTACAGACCGGTATGCATTCCTGATTGTTGATGAGGCACAGGACACTTGTTTCGCACAGTACAAACTGATTTGCGGCCTAGCGCCTGAAGATAACGTCATGATGGTCGGTGACGATGATCAGACGATCTATGGCTGGCGCGGGGCAAGATTTGAAAACATAGGCAATTTCATCGAAGAGTTTGGCGCGACGGTTCTCCCGTTGTCGCGTAATTATCGGTCTACCTCCGAAATCGTTGACGCCGCAAGCCGTCATATCCGTCTGAACTCAAATCGGATTGAGAAAAATCCCTACAGCGCCATTGGTTCTTCGGATGAGCCTGTCCGCTTGATTCGTTCGGACAATGCTCGCGAAAGCGCCGGCAAGATTGCCAAAAGGATGCGCTCTGCCCTTGATAAGGGCATTCAGATGGAAAATTTCGCGATCTTGTATCGCACCAATCGCTTGGCCGGATTTCTTGAGCAATCCCTCATTGAACAAGGTGTTCCGTACAAACTGGTTGGCGGGCCGCGAATGGCAGAGCGTCACGAAATTCGTTTGGCAATGGCCGCAGCTACGCTGGCCGTGCCTGGGATTCGCTCAACGGCTGAGATTGCTCGTTGGGCGGACTACCTACCCAAGGTAGGTGAAAAGACAATTCGTGAGCTTTTCCAGACGGCTTATGCCGCCCGCGCCGGCCTTTTTGACGCCATTGAGGCCACCCCCATGTCTCACGCCGCAAAGGCCTCCCTGATGGATTTTCGTGATCGCGTCCGTTCCCTGTCGGAGATGGGAGTTTGCGCTTTGGATGACTGGTTGCTTGGAGCGTCGGGCATGGATCTGGCTTCGCGGTGGGCCGTTGCAGGAAAGATGAATGCCCATGAAATTGAGGAGCGCTCCCAGAACATTGCGCGATTTGCTGATTGGATTCGCGTGAAGTTCGAGGCGTTGCCGGAGGAAGAGCAACTGGACCCATATCGCCAGTGGTTCTTGCCAATGGAGCTGATCTTGTCCGATGAGGAGGCCCAGACAGCAGCTGAGGGAAAAGGGCTTTTAACCCTTTCCACGATCCACAGAGCAAAAGGCCTGGAGTGGAACGAGGTTCATCTTTTTGGCTATTCAACGGGATTCATGCCGCTGAGCAAGACGAGCGAAGAAGACGCTCCGCCTCAGGCATTGGAAGAGGAACGCCGGCTGAGCTATGTCGCGCTTACCCGAGCGCGTCGCAGAGTTTTTATTCATCACGCGGATGTGTACGACTTTGGCTATGACCGTCAAGGTGCAACCATCTCTCCTTTTGCCGAGGAAATCATGGGCTATGCCGTTGAGCAAAAGCCCAAGCCGAAGACCATGGCAACAAAACCCACTTTCAAAGTGTAA
- a CDS encoding strawberry notch-like NTP hydrolase domain-containing protein, producing MRKLSAPFTYEARITQNNRNVLLRYILEHNIKTSDHAMKLKNAHLSDSQITQLEADLRLLRDKHHPTWGVGRTLADTGQWTPYLAAAGTLPDVLATPYSGLAAIMASRILAIETGTTPKISECDRSLAQLSTWREHIQNVFGSAGLTAISFDNEAAEAIWQHGLTPETESVPLLHVPDLGRYACRFQFWQNASGDSLPAIYGPGVPAFASQLEAIGGTWHENATAICFNRPLTKNDILSIFPESQFVRMPAISAVKLQDEHPVPVTAPWEQATSANILTAARLLKIPVQKAGGISNYVAQVFQMAPIFFDDPMHGKVSRRQAQEAIEAAMVARLSDQIAFSPALMEDPTLRTTRMQWKKLFQQALETYEHQPTMDLRSSESVRLQQFSTPLPLALASQLITGVKPEDTFFEPTIGHGALAVMASKAGARVVGYELDENRVARAENILNGAQIHHGDATRASFQEISADVVVSNPPFGELKTQYTHPKTGLTIPVTRIDRLIALRALERLKDNGRAVLILGADSYLQKDGEVSDTYTRFLNFLHDHYQVVDQFAFDGRLYERQGASFPIRVIAIHGTGKSSLPVPTVLPVVRDWDSLFERSYQVRTQIHQISAATPDPEAETEAHVPEFTGDFVNYGNPGSKAPNIGTVVPKNMAASIFDALKDLQSRRGDIDAFVGKQLGWHRDELHQYLGAEQIDSVALGIDNVMRGKGMIIGDQTGVGKGRQMAALVRWSILQGQNPVFMTEKANLFDDLVRDIRDINSLDLIKPLVLNGDVKVTDDKGRTIVESASPATIKEAMQMMDGELPENYNCVFLTYSQICQNPSKSPRAAWMYRLAVDNMLMLDESHNAGGDDSNTGRNVQIMVDNAKGVIYSSATFAKRPENLAVYRRTDLFKGQSVENVITAIMQGGPVLQEVISSMLAQNGQYIRREHPFKVKANFFVLEEDSLQHRAQADLLSSIYRRFMAISGRMKNLAKAMDKALKKEIESINEKGESSVSTALDIVVDKLGKKDSKARNPGVDSTNFASVIWNINAQFLLALKVESEATRAINSIKSGEKPVIVVDNTMETFLREYRAHAEQQQEEVDPRSYTFRNTLYRKLEGMLALTVTDRYGNQSQKLVCDPVAWKSVVDLYRNDELDTSELSDQQREEFSFALMYWDLKDEIDKLPDLPASPIDAIRARIRAAGYTIDEVTGRSLGIDYETGTFFERSAKNRTQTIRGFNDGSTDAIIINRSGSTGISLHASEKFLDQRKRHMKLTQPSLDINQVMQTLGRVYRTGSVVDPEYTFTATDLPMERRPMNILRNKLASLSANTKSDQDDSVIEIEDILNSIGDRASLQVLMEYPQAAHLLDIHLDEEMDKVRSMKATGLARKLTGRIAILPINKMPGHPDIPTQDELYDSLDAKYRSIVADLQAKGISLGTHIMDVKATEVSRAEIEPASGPGVFEQGIDLIQIQYQEEVKPVPFAELWAAVKSYRDVLNAEHHLDPLNPLANINGMSMSKGIHKSIVTKLKNMTAYAKIAEMNPDLAIKNAVEKNSFIEQEFSMHQTALRLETMMARLSSDSTLMLRFTPPNRDGELVEYALANLIPKDVKDVDLHNPDHWRVTLVSADPTERILRLSLHDTLALLAHSQASNNVAGLFIKDTEDLHISFHNDRQSGLVDRFDYMMTGNLVNALNLARSMRMGRPVMFTDHQGLRHRAILMPRHFEPDMLDKMPVRLPDAEVASQAALAGITVGNSISQKHTLTIRYNANSRDTSALVMCEGTKSVGGKFFLDQEIVSLLDDPAEGFQGGRSEKSARISLQSLPALIKLLVEEKGETLYIDAEHREWVNEVVTARQQMGTKMPTKHNANALSHFS from the coding sequence ATGAGAAAACTCTCCGCCCCCTTTACGTATGAGGCAAGGATAACACAGAATAATCGTAATGTTTTATTAAGATATATACTCGAACACAACATCAAAACAAGTGACCATGCCATGAAATTAAAAAATGCTCACCTCAGCGACAGTCAGATCACCCAACTGGAAGCCGACCTACGGCTTCTGCGGGATAAGCACCACCCCACATGGGGCGTTGGCAGAACACTCGCCGACACCGGGCAATGGACACCCTACTTGGCGGCAGCAGGCACCCTGCCCGACGTGCTTGCCACGCCCTACTCCGGCCTGGCCGCAATCATGGCATCACGAATTCTCGCAATCGAAACCGGCACTACCCCTAAAATTTCCGAGTGCGATAGAAGCCTTGCACAGCTATCGACCTGGCGTGAGCACATCCAGAATGTGTTTGGAAGCGCCGGCCTGACGGCAATCTCTTTTGATAACGAAGCTGCGGAAGCAATTTGGCAGCACGGGCTAACGCCCGAGACTGAAAGCGTCCCACTCCTACACGTCCCGGACCTTGGCCGTTACGCCTGCCGCTTCCAGTTTTGGCAGAATGCAAGTGGCGACAGCCTGCCGGCCATATATGGCCCTGGCGTTCCGGCCTTTGCATCGCAGCTGGAAGCAATTGGAGGAACCTGGCACGAGAACGCTACGGCCATCTGCTTTAACCGCCCCCTCACCAAAAACGACATCCTGTCAATCTTCCCAGAAAGTCAATTTGTACGAATGCCGGCCATCTCGGCAGTCAAGCTTCAGGACGAGCACCCTGTGCCCGTCACTGCACCATGGGAACAAGCGACAAGCGCCAACATCCTGACAGCGGCCAGGCTGCTCAAGATTCCTGTTCAAAAAGCAGGAGGGATAAGCAACTACGTGGCCCAGGTATTCCAGATGGCTCCCATCTTCTTTGACGACCCGATGCATGGCAAGGTGAGCCGGCGACAAGCTCAAGAGGCGATTGAGGCCGCCATGGTCGCCCGCCTTAGCGACCAGATCGCATTTTCGCCGGCTCTGATGGAAGACCCAACGCTTCGCACCACTCGCATGCAGTGGAAGAAGCTGTTCCAGCAAGCATTGGAAACATACGAGCACCAGCCAACGATGGACTTACGCTCGTCAGAAAGCGTCAGGCTCCAGCAGTTCTCGACCCCTCTTCCCCTAGCGCTGGCCAGCCAACTCATAACCGGCGTAAAACCGGAAGACACGTTCTTTGAGCCAACCATTGGCCATGGCGCACTTGCAGTGATGGCCAGCAAGGCCGGAGCGAGAGTCGTTGGCTACGAACTTGACGAAAACAGGGTTGCGCGGGCAGAAAACATTCTCAACGGCGCTCAGATCCACCACGGAGATGCGACCAGAGCGTCGTTTCAGGAAATCAGCGCAGATGTTGTCGTGTCCAACCCGCCATTCGGCGAGCTGAAGACTCAGTACACCCACCCCAAAACTGGACTCACCATCCCCGTGACCAGGATCGACAGACTGATCGCACTCAGGGCGCTGGAGCGACTCAAGGATAACGGCCGTGCCGTACTAATTCTTGGGGCCGATTCCTATCTGCAAAAAGACGGGGAGGTCTCCGACACCTACACTCGCTTCCTCAACTTCCTGCACGATCACTATCAGGTGGTTGATCAGTTTGCATTCGATGGCCGGCTCTATGAGCGTCAGGGTGCGTCATTCCCCATTCGGGTGATCGCCATCCATGGCACCGGCAAATCATCACTGCCAGTGCCCACGGTGCTGCCCGTGGTCCGCGACTGGGATTCATTGTTCGAACGAAGCTACCAAGTCCGAACCCAGATTCATCAGATCTCAGCCGCTACCCCAGATCCTGAGGCCGAAACAGAAGCACACGTGCCGGAGTTCACTGGTGACTTCGTCAACTACGGAAATCCAGGCTCAAAGGCACCGAACATCGGCACTGTCGTTCCGAAGAACATGGCCGCATCAATTTTTGATGCCTTGAAGGATCTCCAATCCCGCCGAGGCGACATCGACGCTTTTGTCGGCAAACAACTTGGCTGGCACCGCGATGAGCTTCATCAATACCTGGGCGCTGAACAAATCGATTCCGTCGCACTCGGCATCGACAACGTTATGCGTGGCAAGGGGATGATCATTGGTGATCAGACAGGTGTCGGCAAAGGCCGGCAGATGGCTGCTTTGGTTCGCTGGTCCATCCTCCAAGGCCAAAACCCGGTCTTCATGACTGAAAAGGCAAACCTCTTTGACGACCTGGTGCGAGACATACGCGACATCAACTCACTGGATCTTATCAAGCCACTGGTTCTGAATGGCGACGTAAAAGTCACGGACGACAAAGGCAGAACGATTGTTGAAAGCGCTTCACCCGCAACAATCAAGGAGGCCATGCAAATGATGGATGGCGAGCTGCCGGAGAACTATAACTGTGTCTTCCTGACCTACTCCCAGATCTGCCAGAACCCTAGTAAATCGCCGAGAGCGGCATGGATGTATCGCTTGGCAGTTGACAACATGCTCATGCTGGATGAGTCGCACAATGCTGGCGGGGATGATTCCAATACCGGGCGGAATGTACAGATTATGGTCGATAACGCTAAAGGAGTCATTTACTCGTCGGCCACATTTGCCAAACGACCGGAGAATCTGGCTGTTTATCGTCGGACAGACTTGTTCAAGGGCCAGTCCGTAGAGAACGTGATTACGGCCATCATGCAAGGCGGCCCAGTGCTGCAAGAAGTCATTTCTTCAATGCTGGCGCAGAACGGCCAGTACATCCGCCGAGAGCATCCATTCAAAGTAAAGGCCAACTTCTTTGTCTTGGAGGAAGACTCTCTTCAACACCGCGCACAAGCAGATCTACTGTCTTCGATTTACCGGCGCTTCATGGCCATTTCTGGCCGCATGAAGAACCTAGCAAAAGCCATGGACAAAGCTCTGAAGAAGGAAATCGAATCCATCAACGAAAAGGGCGAGTCCTCTGTATCGACAGCGCTCGATATCGTTGTGGATAAGCTGGGAAAGAAGGACTCGAAAGCCAGAAACCCTGGCGTGGACAGCACCAACTTTGCAAGCGTGATCTGGAACATCAACGCCCAGTTCCTTCTGGCGCTCAAAGTTGAGAGCGAAGCAACCCGTGCGATCAACTCCATCAAGTCGGGGGAAAAGCCAGTTATTGTGGTGGACAACACCATGGAAACCTTCCTGCGTGAGTACCGTGCGCACGCAGAGCAACAGCAAGAGGAAGTCGATCCCCGCAGCTACACCTTCCGCAATACCCTCTATCGAAAGCTGGAAGGCATGCTGGCCCTAACAGTTACCGACAGATATGGCAATCAGTCTCAAAAACTGGTCTGCGACCCTGTCGCGTGGAAGTCCGTCGTAGATTTGTATCGCAACGACGAGCTGGACACGTCAGAACTTAGCGACCAACAACGCGAAGAATTCTCCTTTGCTCTCATGTATTGGGATCTAAAAGACGAAATCGACAAGCTTCCAGATCTACCCGCATCCCCGATCGATGCAATTCGAGCCAGGATTCGGGCCGCTGGTTACACCATCGATGAAGTAACGGGCCGATCGCTGGGCATCGACTATGAGACCGGGACCTTCTTCGAGCGAAGCGCGAAAAACCGCACGCAGACCATTCGCGGGTTTAACGACGGCTCCACCGACGCCATCATCATCAACCGGTCAGGCTCAACAGGTATCAGTCTGCATGCATCGGAGAAGTTTCTGGATCAACGCAAGCGTCACATGAAGCTAACGCAGCCCAGCCTGGACATCAACCAGGTCATGCAGACCTTGGGGAGGGTTTATCGAACAGGCTCAGTCGTTGACCCGGAATACACTTTTACTGCGACGGACCTACCGATGGAGCGCCGGCCGATGAACATATTGCGGAACAAGCTGGCCAGCCTCTCGGCCAATACCAAATCCGACCAGGACGACAGCGTTATCGAAATTGAGGACATCCTCAACAGCATTGGCGATCGCGCCTCTCTCCAGGTGCTGATGGAGTACCCGCAGGCTGCGCACCTGCTAGACATCCATCTTGACGAAGAGATGGACAAAGTGCGGTCAATGAAAGCAACCGGGCTGGCCAGAAAGCTAACTGGTCGAATCGCCATTCTTCCGATCAACAAAATGCCTGGCCACCCTGACATCCCAACTCAAGACGAATTGTACGATTCGCTGGATGCAAAATACCGCTCGATTGTCGCTGACTTGCAGGCAAAAGGGATATCTCTTGGCACCCACATCATGGATGTCAAAGCAACCGAAGTCAGTCGGGCTGAAATCGAACCGGCCTCAGGACCTGGCGTATTTGAACAAGGCATCGACCTGATTCAAATTCAGTATCAAGAAGAGGTAAAACCTGTGCCCTTTGCAGAGCTGTGGGCTGCGGTGAAAAGCTACCGAGACGTGTTAAACGCAGAGCACCATCTTGATCCACTCAACCCTCTGGCCAACATCAACGGAATGAGCATGTCGAAAGGCATTCATAAATCCATTGTCACGAAGCTAAAAAACATGACGGCATACGCCAAGATTGCGGAGATGAACCCGGATCTGGCAATCAAAAATGCCGTGGAGAAGAACAGCTTCATTGAACAAGAGTTTTCGATGCACCAGACCGCACTGCGCCTGGAAACGATGATGGCCAGATTATCGAGCGACTCAACGCTCATGCTGCGATTTACCCCGCCCAACCGAGATGGCGAGCTTGTTGAGTATGCACTGGCCAACCTCATTCCTAAGGATGTCAAAGACGTAGACTTACACAACCCTGATCACTGGAGGGTGACACTGGTTAGCGCCGACCCTACCGAGCGTATTCTCAGGCTATCGCTTCACGACACCTTGGCACTGCTAGCCCACTCACAGGCCAGCAACAATGTGGCAGGCCTCTTCATCAAAGACACCGAGGATCTGCATATCAGCTTCCACAACGATCGACAATCCGGCCTCGTCGATCGATTTGACTACATGATGACAGGCAATCTGGTTAATGCTCTCAACCTGGCGCGTTCGATGCGCATGGGCCGACCGGTGATGTTTACCGACCACCAAGGCCTACGTCATCGCGCAATTCTGATGCCCCGCCATTTCGAGCCTGACATGCTCGACAAAATGCCCGTTCGCCTTCCGGACGCAGAAGTAGCGTCTCAGGCAGCTTTGGCCGGCATAACAGTGGGAAACAGTATCAGCCAGAAGCACACGCTGACCATCCGTTACAACGCAAACAGCCGTGACACCTCAGCTCTCGTCATGTGTGAGGGCACGAAGAGTGTTGGCGGGAAATTCTTCCTAGATCAAGAGATCGTCAGCCTGCTGGACGACCCCGCAGAAGGCTTTCAAGGCGGCCGCAGTGAAAAATCTGCGCGAATTTCATTGCAAAGCCTACCGGCCCTCATCAAGCTTTTGGTTGAGGAGAAGGGTGAAACTCTCTACATCGATGCCGAGCACCGAGAGTGGGTGAACGAAGTGGTTACCGCTCGTCAGCAGATGGGGACCAAAATGCCGACAAAGCATAACGCCAACGCACTTTCTCATTTCTCTTAA
- a CDS encoding EAL domain-containing protein, whose product MTPHEQVCVAPTKDNLAAALCNNEFRIHYQPQISCKSLKISGTEALMRWKSSMSGELIAPAHFIPHAEENGFIVELGDWCLQNVANAVSSWRAGTLPGDFKAAINLSGRQISPALPRRVESVIKDAGIDPSLIELEITESFLFKDLQSMTEITRQLRNIGVRVAIDDFGTGFSVLEHLRHIPATTIKIDRSFTQQMLRIERDHIIMRNLIRMIRDLGMESVCEGVETAEQLKAIQDMDADYWQGFLYSPAISKDEFSSLLSS is encoded by the coding sequence ATGACACCTCATGAACAAGTGTGCGTAGCGCCTACCAAGGACAACCTCGCGGCAGCACTATGCAACAACGAGTTCAGAATCCACTATCAGCCGCAGATCAGCTGCAAGAGCCTAAAAATCTCTGGCACTGAGGCGCTGATGCGGTGGAAAAGCTCGATGTCGGGTGAGTTGATCGCCCCTGCTCATTTTATCCCGCATGCAGAAGAAAATGGCTTCATTGTCGAACTGGGTGACTGGTGCCTTCAGAACGTGGCCAACGCCGTCAGCTCATGGCGTGCTGGCACGCTCCCCGGAGACTTCAAGGCAGCAATCAATCTCTCTGGCAGGCAGATCTCCCCTGCACTACCGCGCCGCGTAGAGTCCGTCATCAAAGACGCCGGCATTGACCCATCGCTGATTGAGCTTGAAATTACCGAGTCATTTCTGTTCAAGGACCTGCAATCCATGACAGAAATCACTCGCCAGTTACGAAATATTGGCGTCCGCGTTGCCATTGATGATTTCGGTACGGGCTTCTCTGTCCTTGAGCACTTACGGCACATCCCCGCCACGACCATCAAAATCGATCGCAGCTTCACCCAGCAGATGCTCCGCATTGAGCGCGATCACATCATCATGCGCAATTTGATTCGGATGATCCGTGACCTGGGCATGGAAAGCGTTTGCGAAGGCGTAGAAACTGCCGAGCAGCTGAAAGCCATTCAGGACATGGATGCAGATTACTGGCAAGGCTTCCTGTATTCCCCCGCCATCTCGAAAGACGAATTTTCCTCGCTTCTCTCCTCCTAA